DNA from Debaryomyces hansenii CBS767 chromosome A complete sequence:
TATTTTGTAGATCAGGAGGGGTCAGAACATTTAGagatttgaataacaaCGAGGACGACGATGAAGAGGATAAGACAGATACCAATTTCTTTACAGGAGGAGAGAAATCAGCGTTGCAAGTGGAAGATCCAAATAAAAGGGGtgataaaaagaaagagaaatcGATAATTGAtcagatttttcaaagagCAAAGGAACAAATGGACCAACCTGACGAACGTCCTTCTTCAAATCAAGACCAACCAGAGGAGGTTCGTAAGTTCACCGGAACAGGCTTCAAATTGGGTGGAGAGAATGAGCCATCCGAACAAGTTGCGGATATGAATAGTCGTTTACCTAAAAAACCTAGCAAGGTCACCAGGGAGATTACATTCTGGAAGCAGGGATTCACAGTTGGCGAAGGAGCCTTACATAGATATGATGACCCAAACAATGCCAGTGTTTTGCAGGAATTGAATGCTGGGAGGGTCCCAATGTCGTTGTTGGATGTGGAGTTCGGCCAAGACGTTGACGTAAGTGTATTCAAGAAAACAGATGAAGATTGGGTTCCACCCAAGAGAAAAGTAGGAGGATTCTCTGGCCAAGGTCAAAGATTAGGGTCGCCTGTACCAGGAGAATCGTGTGGTGCGTCTCCAGCTCCAGAAGCTCAACCAGAGCCTACAAAGGAAACAAAACCAGAGGATAAGGGTGAAGGTGACTCTTTAGTCCAAATTAGATTTGCAAATGGTAAGAAAACTTCACACAAGTTCAACTCGACCGATTCTATTACGAAAGTCTACGATTTTGTGAGAACTCACCCTTTCACAGAATCTGATAAATCCTTCATTTTGACTCATGCTTTTCCAGTCAAACCTATAGAAGAATCCAATGATTTAACCGTTGGAGATGCTAAATTAAAGAATGCAGTGATCGTCCAAAGATGGATATGATTGCGATATTAGATAATTGTTGATGTACTTGATTGTATAGtctataatatcaatatgatttttatttatatatatatcctTCTATCTAACCGACTTAGACTGTATGAGCGCATTcctgaaaaaaaaattattgccataataaatctttttaAAAGAATATATCGTTATAAACCATTGCAAAAAAGGTATAGTTTTCTTCCATACCAACAAGCAGGGAGGTAAATATTTCCgaattaattcttcagtATTAGCCGTATTctatttaatgaatatatgTGTGCAACATAAATCTTATGATGATCAAAATCATACGACCCAATGTAAAGATAAGGGTATTGAACTTACTGAGTTATATTCGAATATCATTACAGATTCAAAAAAGATGCATAAACACTACCATACCCTGTACATATAGAAGCAAATTAGGGATTCCAAATATATTTGGTGCAAATGAAAGCATTGTTCAACTAAATAACGACTCAGCTAATGGAACTAATGAGTTTAATGATTATTCTAGCATTGACGATCTTCAAAtaagtttgaaaaattttatgaCAAGCAAGCCTGCATTTATAAACGCCTACAATGACTACAGAAAGAAGGATTTGTCTGTGACAAGAAAGTTTGGCGAGcttgatgaatttatttcaGGTATTCCTAAACCAAATTATCGAGCGATAGTTAGTACGAATGAGAATATGCCTCCCAATACAGGAAGTTTTATAGAGATTATTGATCCAAGTACCTCATGTGTTACTTTTGGTGTGGTACTTGAAGGATCGCAAACAAAATTCAACGAAAACTATAATAAGTTGTTGGTTTTGACAGTGGACAATAAGATCGAAAAGATATATCCACAAGATGTCAGTTTTCATCTTTCCCAAGTGCTTGATCCACATTGGATTAAAACATTACGAGTCATTGAAAATAGACACGATTCTACATTTGGCAACCGTTTGGTACTAGCGGATATTTTGAAACTATTTCTCGATAAAAGTCTTAATCGTTTACAACGTTTACAAGATCCCAATAATAATCAGTTTTCAATTGTATTTTCACAATACGCTACACcatttcaaatgaagaGCATTTCATTACCTGATATTTATGAGTCATTTAAATTACTGGATCCCGTTTTGTCAGACATCAATAGTTCCTATTATAACCAATCTGCATTCTTATTGAGTTGCCATTTAGGGATGATTAATTCTCCAGAAATGTGGCTAGTATCTTCGTGTTACGGAACCAACAAGCTAACTAATCTCGTAAAAGAAGGCTGTTCGAATGAGATAACTTCAGGCTCTCGTTATTTTGTGAATTCCATCACAAATATGGAATCGCTTTCAAAACTTTTTGACGATTTTGAAAATCCAATATATTTGGCTAAGTATAATACATTTTTGACGACGCTTTTTGGAGAACAGACTTCACAGAACCCTAAGtcatttgatgatttgaatgtttattttaatatctGGGAGGGCAAATACttcttaaatattattaccGTCATGAAGTTTTTTATAATCTATCCACATTCATTAATAAGAGATAGAATAGAGAAATTGACAATATTAGGGGGTCAAAGCATGGACCCCTGTACGACTTATAAGTTCCTTGAAGATTTAAAGATCTATAATAATAGGCGCCATCAGATGACAGATATATACCTTTCGGCGAATATAATGGGTAAGTCACTATTATCACAGCTATCCATATCGTCGATCAATGATCTACGCCCAACTTCAACCCAAGCGGAACTGGATAACTTCATGAACGAGAAAATAACCGACAAATTTCCACATTTAAGAAAATCCAAAGTTTATTACCAAGATCATATTGTTTACGGTTTGCCCTTCGGCAAATCTATTGATTCGAAACAGAAACTGTCATTGCTAGCCGTGTCACTAGAGAAAATAAACTCTAGAAAGTacttgataaatattcatatacCTGACATGATTACAAAACTTTCGCCTAGCAGTAActtatttgatgaaatagcATCTTCTAGTTTAAATATGAAGAGTTTAACcaaattgattaatgattcgaatataaatatttttgattcagACTTGATCGATAAGTTAAGTTTCCCAGATCATAATTTACGGGAGACTTCTGATTGGTTTTCAGTAGGCGATGTTTCGCAGAGAAGCAATAAGTATGATTCTGGcaacaaatcaaataacAATGTAACATGTATGACTGTTTCATTCGTGTACAATAAGTATGAGTCGAATCCATTTCTGgatttagaagaaaagatttctttctcttttgattcattaaattcagTACtgataaaaaatattgattggAACACCCTTGAAAAATGCTTAAATGGTGTCACAGAAGTTTCCCCATTTACATTGTTCAAAGAAAGAGCGAGCCGTTCcaaagataaaaataatgctgaattagatgatgatgacattcataatatgaattttatcttcaacGTAATGAAGAGTCATATCAAGATAAGAAATCTTGACGGAGCTTCAAATGTTGATCCATCTATTGCATTCCAGAATAACGATTCAAGCAatcttttgaaagaattgagTATAGTGAACAAATATGAGGACCAAGAAAAGGTGCTTACTACAATTGAATCTAAAACCCTTGAAAATCAACTAGAATTGTCGAAATCAAAgtttttcatcaatgaaCTCGATAAATTTGTTGGAAAATTAACCTCAAGATATTGCTTGATGCATGATATTCCTATTTTGACCCATCACCAAGATATTCTTGagtcattaaataatgagCTGAATCCAGAATTGATTATGAAACGGGAAACCAGAgatttgaatgatgaaGCGTATATTTCTCATAATAACTTATTTTTGCCCAATTATCATGCGAACTCATACTTTCAAACGTTGATAGCGAGAGATTCGTCTGGGTATGTATCGATGAGTGCATATTTGATCggtttgaattatttaaccAAGCCTAACATAGAAGTATTCGcagatgaaaatttatcCTTCGTACCATTAGGAATAAATGATGGGTATGTTAGGATGTTTGGGGTTTTTACTGATTACGAAGTGTTGTTAAaccaattccaaatcttgtctcatattcaaaaattttccCAGGGGAACAATCCAGCCTTTTTTAAGGACAACGAACATTCTGCCATTATCAGACAGTTCAGTTATTTGAAACGATACGGCTATAAACTAAATGGGCCATTATCACACGACGCATTAAACCATCAATtgcataaaatattaaactCCTACAAATTGTGTGATCATTTAGGAACAGTGCATAAACATTTCTGGACCTTAAAATTGCTAGAGCAGAGGTTACTCCAAGAGACGTCCTTAGACTCAGGTACAACTGGTGTTACTTATGATTGTATAATTACTCGTGCCGGCTATGAAATACCCCTGATATCCAAAAAGATCGCCAGAGGTTATTGTTCCCAATTGAATATCGAAATTGACATAATGATTCCTCTTGATAGGGAAGTAACTATAGGAAACCAAATTATCTGTGACAAGGTAATGTTCTTAGATCCTATTGGAGGACACTGTGTTCTAAGAGAATCACAGTTACTCCATTAGCTGTATATACCTGTAAATATATCTTATAGACATCAACAGACCATTAATCTAGTACTATATATCTACCTGCatataatatttgaatttttttttcatcttgaCTCATGAATACTTATTCTATTTAATGCAACTATATTAGAGCTAAACTGGAAGCAATTAAGAAGGTTACGATATGTTTGTAAGTACTGAATTAGTAATTTGATccttatcaaaaatattgaatccttgaaaaaaatatactaaCCTAAATAGTCTAAAATTCAACCATCGCTTGAAGCATTGACTTCAATTGTTCAATCACatcaagatgatgaaaataagcCTAATTTGTATCCAATTTACAAATATGTTACAGCAGATGATTTGACTGTTCATAAAgcatatttgaaattagcAAAATTGAACGACCCAAAGAGATCAccatcatttttatttgagTCGGCAGTTAACGGTGATACCGTTGATAGATACTCGTTTATTGGTCTCAATCCAAGGAAAGTGATAAGAACTGGTGAAGACGAAAGATTATTCCCTAAAGAGCATTGTAATGTTGATCCAATTACCATATTAGAAAAGGAACTTGCAAAgtataatcaaattcaattacCGGGATTGCCAAAATTTAGTGGTGGTGCAGTTGGTTACATTTCATATGATTGTATTAAATACTTCGAACCTAAGACTCGTAAGCCCTTAGAAGATGTATTACAGTTACCAGAAGCTGTGTTAATGTTATGTGATTTAATTGTTGCATTCGACCGTGTTTATGATAGATTTCAGATCATCAATAATGTGGCGGTTActgattcaaatgatttacaAGCAAGCTTCAATAAAGCTGCCGAAGCGATTGATAATGTGGAAAAGATTTTAAGATCCGAATCTAcaccagaagaaataaaccCAAAACAACCTCCAATCAAGGCTAATCAAACGTTCACATCAAACATAGGTCAAGAAGGTTACGAGGGCCATGTTTCGACCTTGAAGAAGCACATCTTAAAAGGTGACATCATCCAGGCGGTTCCATCTCAAAGGGTTGCTAGACCTACGTCATTACATCCATTCAACATATATCGTCATTTAAGAACTGTGAACCCATCACCATATTTGTTCTACATAGAtcttattgattttgagaTTATCGGTGCATCCCCAGAGCTTCTTGTGAAAGCGGATGAAAAGGGTAAGGTTGTGACTCATCCAATTGCCGGAACTGTGAAGAGAGGTAAAACTaacgaagaagatgaagcAAATGCCGAAATTTTAAGATCGAGTTTGAAGGACAGGGCGGAACACATCATGTTGGTGGATTTGGCCCGTAACGACATAAATAGAATCTGTACGCCGGAAAGCAACAAAGTAGACCGTCTCTTGACAATTGAAAGATTCTCTCACGTTATGCATTTGGTATCTGAAGTGAGCGGTACCTTGAGATCGGATAAAACGAGGTTTGATGCCTTCAGATCTATTTTCCCTGCTGGAACAGTAAGTGGTGCACCAAAGGTTAAAGCCATGGAGTTAATTGGTACACTCgagaaagagaagagaGGTGTTTATGCGGGTGCTGTTGGTCACTGGGGTTATGATGGTAAGACCATGGACACTTGTATCGCCTTGAGAACCATGGTTTACAAGAATGGCATTGCATATTTGCAAGCTGGTGGGGGAATTGTTTTCGACAGtgatgaatatgatgaataCGTGGAAACTATGAATAAGATGAAGGCCAACAATCAGACCATTATTGATGCCGAAAAGGTTTGgattgaaaaagttggACAAGAATAGGTATATAACTAATTAATGTTTTTAGAAAAGTAAATACTAATTGACAAACCGTACATACATACATATGatattatatacatatatatcGTCCAAATAATGGTAACTGTGGTGTAAATCAGTCGAGCTTGGTTGTTCATATATTCCTCAcatgattttatttaccTCGATTCAGTTGAACGTCGAGAAACGATGATCATCACCAAGAAATTCGAACTAACGAAATAACGagattattatataaatagacAGATTAGATATGAATCAGGCTACGATGAAGCTGTCAGAAGATGAATCTTCACCATCAATGTCCAGTAATACGGCTAATGCCAAAAATTTCTCTAGAACACCCACATCGTGGGACGCACTGGACGATATACTCTTGATGCATTTGAAGGACCAACAAAAGTTAGGATGGAAGGAGATTGCTAGCAACTTTACTAACAGAACTCCCAATGCATGTCAATTTAGGTGGAGACGTTTAAAGTCAGGGAACTTGAAGAACCCgccaaaatcatcatctggGTTGGGAAGTCCGGCAAGTGGCAGTAAGGTACCAGCCACAAGCGGTCTCAAGAAGAGCAAGAAAGGGCCAGGGAATGCAAGGTCGGTGTCTCCAAGTAATGATTCACCCAGTGCATTTTCATCGTACTCTCCCATTACTACTGCTACGTTTACGGGgtatgataataatattaataatgcttTAGCTGGATTAAACGCATTATCAAATACTCCTTCTAATATCTCGAGTCCGATGCCCAACTACCATATAGGCACGAATACCAACTCATCTACTCCTGGACTTAACTCTCCAGATGGGGGTAATCGATCCCATAGTTTGGGTCATAACCATTTCGACAATTCTCCTAGATCTGAGGTGTCGTTAGACCCCCAGTCACACCATGGAACTACTACAAATTCAGGCGGTGGATACTACGCTGATATATCTATTGACCCGACGATGAACTTACCTCATAATCAAGCTCACCCGCATACCCCAGGTCATTTGACACCACGAAACTCTACGTCTCAAGGCTCGCAAGCTAACTCAAACCGATCAAATCATCAAACTCATCCAATACCTCACAATGTTCAcaataattctataattCAGATTGTCAAAGATGATAGAACTTCTGTTTCTTCGGCTACAAGGGCGTCGGTGTCGTCTTTACCTTCCAAATCAATGAACATACCGCATCATCAACTGAATAATAGTGCATTGGCCCACTTACCTATATTATTTGGAGGTGGAAGTAGTATAAGCGGTCCTTCTAGAAATGCTAGTGTAAGTGGCATACCTAGTACGTATCAATCAACTACAGTTTCTAGCATCAGAAATGGAAGTGTTGGATCCCTGGGTTATTATTCGAGATCAGGATCTGTTGTTATTCCATTTACTGGAGATAAAAgagatgatgaaaatttaaagcCTGACTTGAAGAAAGCAGATTTCCCTgcaaatacaaaaaaaacTCCAAATAAGACTCATAATTCACAAAAGAACACTTCAAAATCAAGTACGCCAAATGCACAGGCAaccattttcaaaataccTTGGTCAATGGAAGAGGATGAGTTATTAATCAACCGTCGTAATCGAGAATTATCCTTTGCTGAATTATCCATTTTATTACCCCAAAGAACTGAAGGTGAAATATGGTCTAGAATTGATTACTTGGAAAAATTGAGAAACGGACATAGATCGTCTACATCCAGAGAACATAGAAAAGGAAGGCAATCCTCGATTGGATtagatgacgatgacgacTTTTATGATGAAGTGGACGATGTAATAGATGGAATTGATGTGAGcgaagatgacgatgaagacgatgatgTATTAGTCGATGATGACGAATCGTTACACCATGGGACTCggaagagaaagaagagaagaacCAGCTCTGCAGTAAACCCCTTAGCTGTAGGGGAAACACTTAGAAGAAAACTCAAATAATCTTGTATTTAATTCACGAAGGTCTGCTATAAAGATTTAGCCTTTTTTTACTGTACATGGGAacgtatatatatatatatatatatatatctaagAAAATTAGGAATAATGTTCGACATTTATACTTAATAAAGTTTTAAATCTTTCGTAATTTGATCTATCACTAACTTGGGAGCCGGTCCTAATCCTAAAACTGTAGCACTTCCAGCAGCAATTTGAGTTCTTCCAGCATCATGAACTATATATGCATTTACGTCTAATGAAATGGCTTGAGCAAATAATGTatccatttcttcttgattgGGCACCTGTAATGTGATTTTTGCTTGTCCGTTACCGTATTCCCATCTATTAACCATTTCAGGGTTGTATGCTTCAGATTCAGGGTTggatatttttttatataatgCTAACGTAGCATGCAGACATTGAGCTGCTGCTTTACCTTTACCCATTTTTAAATCTTGACGAACAATCAAAGTCATACGAACTTCACCTGGGACATCATTTAATGGCGTAGAATCGATATCAATACTCTCATCTTCAGAATCGTCTTCGTATTCTGACTCATCCTCCGTAGATAAATTCTCAACTGGAACctttggaatttttttcaggtcttttaattttgatcTAGAGCATTGCTTAGTTCCACAGTATTGACTAATACAGAAGCCGGTAATGAGAGATATTACCCCAACCGAAAGCAAATGCGACAAGTTCTGTTGTGACATGGTTTATCTTTATGGTCAATATTTGTAAAcgaatattttatttttcttgtaCTTGAGATATGGTGATGCTTTGATAGGACTATAAAATTAgttaaatatgaattatCTATTTACCACAATCTAATCAAGTTAAGTTATGCAAGAacattcttctttgaattaCCAGATTTCTTCTTACTTTTTGATTTAGGTTTTTCGATTTTGTTTGTATATGATCGCCAATTATTTACTCTTATGTCTCTCTCATCTTCCCACTTGTTAGCgagtttcttcttcaattctctttcttgtTGTACCTTCTTAAGTTCAGCCATTTTTTTAGCCTCttgctgttgttgaaaGTTtctttctatttcttcttgtttgaTCTCTTCGTTTAAGATTTCAGTAactatttgaagaatttgtttATAATTCTCTTCACTATAAGTATCTCCTtgtattatcttcttcgaCCTTAATAAGCGATTTTCTGCATCATTATAGATAGCTAGTAGACGTTTCTTTTCGTTTACGTACAATTTAGAGGTGTCATCTTGAGATTCAATTTCTGATTCACTTTCAGGtatatcaaatgataaaacCAATTCAGCTTTCTTTAGCCTATCAAAAGCATGTGGCGCATTTGGGTTTGATACCTTGTCAGGATGTATCAACAATGTTTTCTTTCTATAAGTTCttttaatttgattttgcaattggATATCTTTCTTGAGAGGATTAATTTCAAGGATGGAATAATAGTCCCATGGACAGCAGTTCAAGACCCTCTCTATCTCCCTATCCTTTACTAAAGCCAGTTCCTCGGTAGATAACACTCTATCTAGATCATCTGACATGGTAGAcgtaatttttcttgatgtTGACACTTTGGTATATCAGATCACTTCGAGATTCGGATCTTCACCACTAAAATTATTTCTCACCAAGTGTGTTGTAGCTtttcatatatatttaacaTTTATATATGCTTACTAGACTTCTGCTTAGGGTTTTTTCACATTTTAAAGCATCCAGAATGACATTTGCAACAAGTAATGAATGGAAACCACGGTACTTTGATATCGGtgttaatttttcagattcCATGTTTCAAGGTTGTTACAACGGTTCAACTACTCCAAAGCACCCAGCAGATATAGACAAGGTCATCGCCAGAGCACACTTGTTTAATGTGAACAAGATGTTGATTACAGCGTCATCTATCCAAGAAAGTGAAGAACATTTCGCTTTATGTAAAGAGCATCCAGGTATGTTCTATTCCACAGTAGGTGTTCATCCATGCACAGTGGCTCAGgaattttatcaaaaagaCGAAGAAATGAATGAGTTCACAGAAGAGTTGGTTCctgatgttgaaaatagGCTAAACAAATTACGTGATCTTGTAAAATTGGGATATGAAAATGGTTACGTGAAGGCATTTGGTGAAATTGGCTTAGACTACGATCGATTTCATTATGCATCTAAGGAACAGCAAATAACAATGTTCGGTAAACAATTAGAAGtgatatcttcattaaaagAGTTAAAACTTCCATTGTTCTTACATATGAGAAGTGCTTGTGATGATTTcatatcaattattaaacCTTTCATTGATAGAGGTGATATTTTAAAGGGTAATGGCGTAATTCACTCTTTTACAGGCTCAAAGGaagaacttgaaaaattatcagAATTAGGTTTCTATATCGGTATTAATGGCTGTTCTTTGAAAACAgatgataatttagaagTAGCCAAATTGATCCCGAAAGACAAATTAATGATCGAAACCGATGCTCCTTGGTGTGAAATTAGGAAAAGCCATTCAagttataaatatattactCCTTACCCAAACCAGTTTTATCCCGAAATATCAATGGAAGAGCCTAAGCCATCTTcagttgaagatgaatcaAATGGAACACACGTACAAGGTAAACAAAAACAGAAGCAAAAGCAAGCATCCAAACAACCCCAAATTAAGTTTGACGACTTCTTACCTTTTCCAACGATTAAGAAGGAGCACTTTGCTAAGCATCAAAACATAATAGACACAATTGCAAAACAGCGTAATCTAGAAAAGATAACGCAACCAATAGGGGAATTTGCATATCCATTAATAAGATCTCGAAACGAACCAGTATTTGTGGGCTACGTTGCTGAAATAATGTGTGAATTATATGACATCAAAGATCCTAAAGATATCGCAGACttcattgatttaatttatgAGAATACTTGCAAATTATTCCAAATATAGATTATGTATTACATGACATTTGTTAAAGACTAATATACAATAGATTTACAgttatataatacaaaaggcaaatattattatttaccAAATCCCTATAATAAACGTTCAACGTCTTCTGCGAAGTCTGGGAGATTCTTCCGTTATATGTACCCGTTGTCTTCCGAATCTTGTTGTTCTAATAGGAACATCATGATCAGGAGGACTTCTTCTACTTCTTGTGTCCCTTGTTAAAGTTTCAGGTCCCACTGCTTGCCTATTTGAGTGGCTTCGAGTCTTTCTGGTTTCGTGTATATTAGGATTGTCGTACTCGAGTCGATCCGTTAGTGGTAACCCTTCTGGCTGTGCTACagttttatcaaaattatcatttgtTGCATCTTGATCTGAAATATAATCTGGAATACGTATCTCTTCCACATCATCTATTTGTTCGCTACTGTAGTTAACTTCATCACCTCCTTGTTGCTCAGCTTCGTTAACCTctccaatttcttcttcttcctcatcTTCATCGCCAATATCAGAGTCTTCCACGTAATCCTCAGACTCATCACTCACTACaccttcatcttcatcttcaaaaatatccTCGTCATCCATAAGGTCATTTACTCCCTTTACATCTCTGGTATCTGGCGACATAGATGGCTCTTTACCActttcaattaataaattaatttttggtGGTTGTCTTACTGGAGTCAGCTTTTTCCTAAGGTTTACATCAATACCTGGATAACAGATGATgtaatcatcaatatcattatccCTTAAATTTATGTCCTCTTTTTCTTGACCCAAGTCTAAGTAGCACTCAATTTCTTTAGATGCCTCCTCTTCGAAAGAATACGGGTTGTTTATATCGTCCTTCAAAAAGTTGacaatatttgaaatgcTATTGTTGATAACAGGTTGAGACGGAAAGTTTGtactattattcaaattcgaAACAGGATTAGACGGCATAGCTGGAGCTGAATTAATTCCACCAGATGGACCGAACAACATAGGTTTCCAGAGCAACTTGCTATAGTTTAAACAGACGtactttttatttttccatttttcaattatgTAATTTATCTTTTGCAAATTGATAACTATCCCATATGAGTTAGTAATAGGATTTTTTATCAACGAATCCAACTGCTCCAAACCAACAACCACATCAGAAGGAATTATACCCGTGAGCTTGGATAGATTCtctattgaaattgatagGGTATTGctatttttatcattatttgtattgtTTAGGTACTTAGAGTGcaattcttttaatttcaatgcGATCgttattttccaataatttctATAACTCACCAATCCTAGATCGCTTAGCGGTTTCTCTGGGGTACCAAATTTAAACTCATGTCGACTTAATAGATAActaaaatcaat
Protein-coding regions in this window:
- a CDS encoding DEHA2A07436p (similar to uniprot|P34223 Saccharomyces cerevisiae YBL058W SHP1 UBX (ubiquitin regulatory X) domain-containing protein that regulates Glc7p phosphatase activity and interacts with Cdc48p), translating into MSNQEQDQLIDQFVTVTNSSKSLAEQYLARNENDLINAIEDYYATSSNTENSGIDNTKPKQPKADLNNNEDDDEEDKTDTNFFTGGEKSALQVEDPNKRGDKKKEKSIIDQIFQRAKEQMDQPDERPSSNQDQPEEVRKFTGTGFKLGGENEPSEQVADMNSRLPKKPSKVTREITFWKQGFTVGEGALHRYDDPNNASVLQELNAGRVPMSLLDVEFGQDVDVSVFKKTDEDWVPPKRKVGGFSGQGQRLGSPVPGESCGASPAPEAQPEPTKETKPEDKGEGDSLVQIRFANGKKTSHKFNSTDSITKVYDFVRTHPFTESDKSFILTHAFPVKPIEESNDLTVGDAKLKNAVIVQRWI
- a CDS encoding DEHA2A07458p (similar to CA0260|IPF13683 Candida albicans) yields the protein MMIKIIRPNVKIRVLNLSSYIRISLQIQKRCINTTIPCTYRSKLGIPNIFGANESIVQLNNDSANGTNEFNDYSSIDDLQISLKNFMTSKPAFINAYNDYRKKDLSVTRKFGELDEFISGIPKPNYRAIVSTNENMPPNTGSFIEIIDPSTSCVTFGVVLEGSQTKFNENYNKLLVLTVDNKIEKIYPQDVSFHLSQVLDPHWIKTLRVIENRHDSTFGNRLVLADILKLFLDKSLNRLQRLQDPNNNQFSIVFSQYATPFQMKSISLPDIYESFKLSDPVLSDINSSYYNQSAFLLSCHLGMINSPEMWLVSSCYGTNKLTNLVKEGCSNEITSGSRYFVNSITNMESLSKLFDDFENPIYLAKYNTFLTTLFGEQTSQNPKSFDDLNVYFNIWEGKYFLNIITVMKFFIIYPHSLIRDRIEKLTILGGQSMDPCTTYKFLEDLKIYNNRRHQMTDIYLSANIMGKSLLSQLSISSINDLRPTSTQAESDNFMNEKITDKFPHLRKSKVYYQDHIVYGLPFGKSIDSKQKSSLLAVSLEKINSRKYLINIHIPDMITKLSPSSNLFDEIASSSLNMKSLTKLINDSNINIFDSDLIDKLSFPDHNLRETSDWFSVGDVSQRSNKYDSGNKSNNNVTCMTVSFVYNKYESNPFSDLEEKISFSFDSLNSVSIKNIDWNTLEKCLNGVTEVSPFTLFKERASRSKDKNNAELDDDDIHNMNFIFNVMKSHIKIRNLDGASNVDPSIAFQNNDSSNLLKELSIVNKYEDQEKVLTTIESKTLENQLELSKSKFFINELDKFVGKLTSRYCLMHDIPILTHHQDILESLNNESNPELIMKRETRDLNDEAYISHNNLFLPNYHANSYFQTLIARDSSGYVSMSAYLIGLNYLTKPNIEVFADENLSFVPLGINDGYVRMFGVFTDYEVLLNQFQILSHIQKFSQGNNPAFFKDNEHSAIIRQFSYLKRYGYKLNGPLSHDALNHQLHKILNSYKLCDHLGTVHKHFWTLKLLEQRLLQETSLDSGTTGVTYDCIITRAGYEIPSISKKIARGYCSQLNIEIDIMIPLDREVTIGNQIICDKVMFLDPIGGHCVLRESQLLH
- a CDS encoding DEHA2A07480p (highly similar to uniprot|P00899 Saccharomyces cerevisiae YER090w TRP2 anthranilate synthase component I), with protein sequence MFSKIQPSLEALTSIVQSHQDDENKPNLYPIYKYVTADDLTVHKAYLKLAKLNDPKRSPSFLFESAVNGDTVDRYSFIGLNPRKVIRTGEDERLFPKEHCNVDPITILEKELAKYNQIQLPGLPKFSGGAVGYISYDCIKYFEPKTRKPLEDVLQLPEAVLMLCDLIVAFDRVYDRFQIINNVAVTDSNDLQASFNKAAEAIDNVEKILRSESTPEEINPKQPPIKANQTFTSNIGQEGYEGHVSTLKKHILKGDIIQAVPSQRVARPTSLHPFNIYRHLRTVNPSPYLFYIDLIDFEIIGASPELLVKADEKGKVVTHPIAGTVKRGKTNEEDEANAEILRSSLKDRAEHIMLVDLARNDINRICTPESNKVDRLLTIERFSHVMHLVSEVSGTLRSDKTRFDAFRSIFPAGTVSGAPKVKAMELIGTLEKEKRGVYAGAVGHWGYDGKTMDTCIALRTMVYKNGIAYLQAGGGIVFDSDEYDEYVETMNKMKANNQTIIDAEKVWIEKVGQE
- a CDS encoding DEHA2A07502p (some similarities with uniprot|P40059 Saccharomyces cerevisiae YER088c DOT6); the encoded protein is MKSSEDESSPSMSSNTANAKNFSRTPTSWDASDDILLMHLKDQQKLGWKEIASNFTNRTPNACQFRWRRLKSGNLKNPPKSSSGLGSPASGSKVPATSGLKKSKKGPGNARSVSPSNDSPSAFSSYSPITTATFTGYDNNINNALAGLNALSNTPSNISSPMPNYHIGTNTNSSTPGLNSPDGGNRSHSLGHNHFDNSPRSEVSLDPQSHHGTTTNSGGGYYADISIDPTMNLPHNQAHPHTPGHLTPRNSTSQGSQANSNRSNHQTHPIPHNVHNNSIIQIVKDDRTSVSSATRASVSSLPSKSMNIPHHQSNNSALAHLPILFGGGSSISGPSRNASVSGIPSTYQSTTVSSIRNGSVGSSGYYSRSGSVVIPFTGDKRDDENLKPDLKKADFPANTKKTPNKTHNSQKNTSKSSTPNAQATIFKIPWSMEEDELLINRRNRELSFAELSILLPQRTEGEIWSRIDYLEKLRNGHRSSTSREHRKGRQSSIGLDDDDDFYDEVDDVIDGIDVSEDDDEDDDVLVDDDESLHHGTRKRKKRRTSSAVNPLAVGETLRRKLK